TGCCAGTGCGTAACGCTTTTGCTTACATGGGTTTAGATGTGTCGCACTACACATGACCGCGACTCACGCTATAAGACGCCCGTTGCGTCGGCCGGAGCCTCCCCAGCTCGACTCACCGACTCGCATCTGTAGGGTACGCGGCGTACATGGAACTGGATGCAACCAGAAGATTACAAAAGCGTAATATTTCTATAGTTCAGGGAGTGGCTTCGTCGGCGACTGCCAGCAACTTCCGCAACGAGCGAATCCCCAACAGAATCCGGGTTTTTGCCGTTCCCAAGGGTATCGCCTGCTGCTCGGCGATCTCCTGATGGGTCAGGCCTGTGAAGTAAGACAGCAGAATCGCCGTGCGTTGTTCGCTGGGGAGCTTAGCGAGAGCCAGATGCACGTTTTCGGCCGATTCGCGCTTGGTCAGGTTGGCTAGGGGGTCGAATGCGGGTGCCTCGGTTTGCATGAGCGAGCCCGTTGCATCCGGGCGCTTGCGGCGAATGTAGTCGAGCAGTCGCGATCGCGCGATCAGCATCAACCAGACCTCGGGACTCGATCGCTCGGGCGCATAACGCGCGGCCGTACGCCACACCTGGTGAAAGGTCTCTTGCAGCACGTCCTCGGCATCGGCGCGGTGGCGCAAGCTACGAGTCAATATCCCTAACACGCGCGGGGCGTGTCGATCGAAGAAAATCGTATAGGCAAGCCGATTGCCAGTCACGATTTGCTCGAGCAGGTACTCGTCGTACAGGCGACGATCTTCGGCGTTACGCGGCAAGTCACTGACGACGATGTCGGTCCGACCGGGTTTCAACTCCTGGGGGCCAACCACACCCGACTCCTCGGGACGATCCGGGCGGGCAGAACCGGTCCAGTCCCCGGTTGGTCTGCACAAGCCGATCGTCGGCGACATTCTTG
This genomic interval from Pirellulales bacterium contains the following:
- a CDS encoding sigma-70 family RNA polymerase sigma factor: MSPTIGLCRPTGDWTGSARPDRPEESGVVGPQELKPGRTDIVVSDLPRNAEDRRLYDEYLLEQIVTGNRLAYTIFFDRHAPRVLGILTRSLRHRADAEDVLQETFHQVWRTAARYAPERSSPEVWLMLIARSRLLDYIRRKRPDATGSLMQTEAPAFDPLANLTKRESAENVHLALAKLPSEQRTAILLSYFTGLTHQEIAEQQAIPLGTAKTRILLGIRSLRKLLAVADEATP